The Zygotorulaspora mrakii chromosome 3, complete sequence genome includes a region encoding these proteins:
- the GDE1 gene encoding glycerophosphocholine phosphodiesterase (similar to Saccharomyces cerevisiae GDE1 (YPL110C); ancestral locus Anc_8.599): MKFGKTFPNHQVPEWSHQYVNYKSLKKLIKEISLAQGRLYAVEHDKDGDIGRDENSRKAINSSQVDETYFDHTDVRKLLASFFFALDRDIEKVNSFYNMQYLEYDRRLRRLTSSMQFNNINNFLNTYPGGFVASERQPRQPQTSTSNLRNEDSQNSTICQNMPLVSSHVHDVSESLEEVIGMLVELRSHFRNLKWYGELNKRAFTKILKKLDKKVGTNQKQSYLQARILPLSFSNDSEISRNLAIINEFLDKVSYKAGSDPVCNRENSVGENGLRTLSNAQDVVSMLIEKDDGKSLINELIGAYRSVVLIPTRILVNLLNKSALYQSFQCIDEILEIIPSLGDPNDINVRNFFHHHVIALGKNLTKDKRMNGKSTSSATEGNKEAAEYQKGQDDEEINNINSLMKKTLSFEAAAPPDRHVRLVGAFGPDGINSNDAPASLIYILRKLPAHLRPCLLQRDNYKRTPLHYSSQYGLVEITKIIIENLKTWGAWNSDVPIDDVSWQDSESLTPLHLAVLGTHPMTVKTLLSFMNPATSIITPQLLHLATRLNSPPLIEVLLSIKGININYQDKESCETALYLACKSNLKEAAATLLKNGASTEITERLFGWTPIFAAATEGLEEIVQLLCDYGAVSVVFDESGWTPMEHAALRGHLSIAGLLKIVDYPEITHPHIASANVKPLRPDSPISIPMTPTWSNDCDNTGTRGRSLVRSDSQLSIEHVSTNNQSTKISQRDLLKTSVTGNGFHNKSNPVSLPQPVKSFGHKYLAQNEAVLLITLGGNDSRSTKSSISLKNVPVSEVSSTELDTALSLVISCNDDLNETPIVLDLPLDSNLESINFKVPFQNDKTHIVYFDIVPTYGSVFLNQGPNSSSANEEQNLYSPYRNNSIYDSRSSLSSYNSNATDHKPSKVLGRAVALLGRTNASVGINRRSLNDMITVPIIANESLSVLGTITFEYMMVTPFDHPKMSLGRTETYWKSLVSTRVIGHRGLGKNFNSKNSLQLGENTVESFIAAASLGASYVEFDVQLTKDNIPVVYHDFLVAETGVDIPMHELTLEQFLHLNNVDNHIQSFHPNERRRSVDDSDSGIYNRSSDGKIRGNAYANVSKVLENRMKLTKTYKKNNFKGNSRGHSIASSFVTLKELFKKIPSNVGFNIECKYPMVDEAEKEDIGQIAVEMNHWIDTVLKVVYDNAAGRDIIFSSFHPDVCAMLSLKQPSIPILFLTEGGNQKMADIRASSLQHAIRFARSWNLLGIVSAASPIIRAPRLAQVIKSSGLVCVTFGTENNDPENANIEMDAGVDAVIVDSVLAVRQGLTKDAREDEKNIPNKI, translated from the coding sequence ATGAAATTTGGTAAAACATTCCCTAATCACCAAGTTCCAGAGTGGAGTCATCAATATGTCAATTACAAGTCTCTGAAGAAGCTAATCAAGGAGATTTCGTTGGCTCAGGGGAGACTATACGCTGTGGAACACGATAAAGATGGTGATATTGGGCGAGATGAGAATTCAAGAAAGGCAATAAATTCATCTCAAGTAGATGAGACGTATTTCGATCATACAGATGTTAGAAAATTACTggcttctttcttctttgcatTGGATAGGGACATTGAGAAAGTGAATAGTTTCTACAATATGCAATATCTGGAATATGATAGGAGACTACGTCGTTTGACGTCCTCCATGCAATTtaataatatcaacaatttcttaAACACTTATCCAGGAGGATTTGTGGCATCAGAAAGACAACCTCGCCAACCGCAGACCAGTACTTCTAACCTACGAAACGAAGATTCCCAAAATAGTACTATCTGTCAGAATATGCCACTTGTTTCCTCACACGTTCATGATGTGTCTGaatctttggaagaagTTATAGGAATGCTTGTCGAATTGAGATCTCATTTCCGTAACCTGAAATGGTATGGCGAATTAAATAAAAGAGCTTTCACCAAGatcttgaagaaattggaCAAAAAAGTTGGAACGAATCAAAAGCAATCATATTTGCAAGCAAGAATTCTCCCATTGAGTTTTTCTAATGACTCTGAAATTAGTAGAAATCTAGCAATcatcaatgaatttttAGACAAAGTATCATACAAAGCAGGTAGCGATCCTGTTTGCAACAGAGAAAATAGTGTTGGTGAAAATGGTCTGCGAACTTTAAGTAATGCTCAAGACGTTGTTTCCATGCTCATTGAAAAGGACGATGGAAAATCATTAATCAATGAACTTATCGGTGCGTATCGTTCAGTTGTTTTGATCCCTACTAGAATACTAGTTAATTTGTTGAACAAATCCGCATTATATCAGTCATTTCAATgcattgatgaaatattGGAGATAATACCTTCATTGGGGGATCCCAATGATATTAATGTTCGTAACTTTTTCCATCATCATGTTATTGCTTTAGGTAAGAATTTGACGAAGGATAAAAGAATGAATGGGAAAAGCACATCATCTGCAACAGAGGGCAATAAAGAGGCAGCAGAATACCAAAAAGGCCaggatgatgaagaaatcaacaatatcaacTCTctcatgaaaaaaacattgaGTTTCGAAGCTGCGGCCCCTCCAGACAGACATGTGAGATTGGTTGGTGCATTTGGACCCGATGGAATAAATTCTAACGATGCTCCTGCATCCttgatatatattttaCGGAAGTTACCGGCACATTTAAGACCTTGCTTACTGCAACGCGATAACTATAAACGTACTCCTTTACATTATTCTTCACAGTACGGTTTAGTTGAAATAACTAAAATTATCATCgaaaatttgaagacatGGGGAGCGTGGAATTCAGATGTCCCCATTGATGATGTTAGTTGGCAAGACAGTGAGTCTTTAACCCCTCTCCATTTGGCTGTCCTGGGAACTCACCCAATGACAGTCAAGACACTACTCTCCTTTATGAATCCAGCTACATCTATAATCACTCCTCAGTTACTCCATTTGGCGACAAGATTGAATTCACCTCCACTTATTGAGGTTTTATTATCTATTAAAGGGATCAATATCAACTACCAAGACAAAGAGAGCTGTGAGACTGCCCTTTATTTAGCATGTAAGTCTAACCTGAAAGAAGCTGCTGCTActttgctgaaaaatggtgcTAGCACTGAAATAACTGAGAGACTCTTTGGTTGGACCCCCATTTTCGCTGCAGCTACGGAAGGTCTAGAAGAAATTGTCCAGTTGCTTTGTGATTATGGAGCTGTTAGCgttgtttttgatgaaagtgGCTGGACACCAATGGAGCATGCAGCTTTACGTGGACATTTGAGCATTGCAGGGTTGCTAAAAATAGTTGACTATCCAGAAATAACACATCCTCATATTGCCTCTGCTAATGTCAAACCCCTCCGCCCGGATTCTCCAATCTCAATTCCAATGACACCCACTTGGTCAAATGATTGTGACAATACAGGCACAAGAGGTAGATCACTTGTCAGATCCGATAGTCAGTTATCCATTGAGCATGTTTCCACTAATAACCAAAGCACTAAAATCAGTCAAAGAGATCTGTTAAAGACATCTGTAACTGGTAATGGATTCCACAACAAGTCAAACCCGGTCTCGTTACCTCAACCTGTCAAATCCTTTGGTCATAAATATCTGGCTCAGAACGAAGCAGTTCTACTGATTACCCTAGGTGGAAATGACAGCCGTAGTACAAAGTCAAGTATATCTCTAAAGAATGTCCCAGTGTCGGAGGTCTCCTCAACTGAGCTTGATACTGCACTATCCTTGGTTATTAGTTGCAATGATGACTTAAACGAAACACCAATTGTGCTTGATTTACCATTAGATTCTAACCTGGAATCtataaatttcaaagtcCCATTCCAGAATGACAAGACACATATCGTTTACTTTGATATTGTACCAACATATGGCTCTGTTTTTCTGAATCAAGGCCCAAACTCCTCTAGTGCTAATGAAGAACAAAATCTCTACTCGCCTTACCGAAACAACTCCATTTATGATTCACGAAGTTCATTGAGTTCATATAACTCAAATGCTACCGATCACAAGCCATCTAAAGTACTAGGACGTGCAGTTGCATTGTTAGGTAGGACGAATGCATCTGTTGGAATCAACCGTCGTTCGCTTAACGATATGATCACAGTTCCAATCATTGCAAATGAATCACTAAGTGTACTGGGAACGATAACGTTTGAATATATGATGGTGACACCTTTTGATCATCCGAAAATGTCATTGGGCCGTACTGAAACGTATTGGAAATCCTTAGTGTCCACTCGTGTGATTGGTCATCGTGGCTTGggtaaaaattttaattccaaaaattctttgcAATTAGGTGAGAATACTGTTGAATCCTTTATTGCAGCAGCTTCGTTGGGAGCCTCATatgttgaatttgatgtTCAGTTAACAAAGGATAATATTCCTGTTGTTTATCATGATTTCTTAGTCGCCGAAACCGGTGTAGATATTCCCATGCATGAATTAACGTTGGAACAATTTTTACATCTAAACAATGTTGATAATCATATACAGTCGTTTCATCCAAATGAAAGACGTCGTTCAGTGGATGATTCTGATAGTGGGATCTATAACAGATCATCAGATGGGAAAATAAGGGGCAACGCATACGCAAATGTTTCCAAAGTTTTAGAAAACAGAATGAAATTAACAAAAACTTACAAGAAGAACAATTTTAAGGGTAATTCTAGAGGCCATTCGATTGCATCTTCATTTGTAACTCTAAAagagcttttcaaaaaaatccCATCGAACGTCGGATTCAACATAGAATGTAAATATCCAATGGTCGATGAGGCGGAAAAGGAAGATATAGGTCAGATTGCTGTTGAGATGAACCATTGGATTGACACGGTATTGAAAGTTGTATACGATAATGCAGCTGGACGAGATATTATCTTCTCTTCATTTCATCCCGATGTTTGCGCTATGTTATCACTAAAACAACCATCGATTCCAATCTTATTCCTAACGGAAGGtggaaatcaaaaaatggcaGATATTCGCGCGTCCTCATTACAACACGCTATCAGATTCGCCCGTAGTTGGAATCTTTTGGGTATCGTATCAGCAGCTTCACCTATAATTCGAGCACCAAGATTAGCCCAAGTAATCAAATCAAGTGGCCTAGTTTGCGTCACTTTTGGTACTGAAAATAATGATCCAGAGAATGCAAACATTGAAATGGATGCAGGCGTAGACGCTGTTATCGTTGACAGCGTTTTAGCAGTTCGACAAGGTTTGACGAAAGATGcaagagaagatgaaaaaaacattcctaacaaaatataa
- the HTD2 gene encoding hydroxyacyl-thioester dehydratase HTD2 (similar to Saccharomyces cerevisiae HTD2 (YHR067W); ancestral locus Anc_5.341), producing the protein MIKQCTSVIKDYLNPYHLERFHSLLKGRVCVPQSSQGLRLGDHLLYFNPIKNELDRDGYFSYQTPSVLLDNPLLTYRRRLWAQGEITMYCAMNFNKIYICKEKIKFVKRIQNDYYVCIHRSMSDGFDTPVAKELRTLVYTNDMANDSRTNSSNNMIHMKGTLMGTFKFEEMDIINYGNLSLNSHRIHWDKSYCETKEGYKNIIVQGPLAVQVLMKFAHRYFDKPFSRVKYKNTNHIYSNTEVEIWHEHPLASNARSLRMWMKATDSEKVFLKAELKY; encoded by the coding sequence ATGATCAAGCAATGCACATCGGTAATCAAAGATTATTTGAACCCGTACCACCTGGAGAGATTCCATTCATTATTAAAAGGCAGAGTTTGTGTGCCTCAAAGTTCTCAAGGTTTGCGCCTCGGTGATCATCTGTTGTATTTCAACCCCATCAAGAATGAACTGGATCGGGATGGTTATTTTTCGTATCAGACTCCATCTGTACTACTCGATAACCCTCTTTTGACTTATCGAAGACGACTATGGGCACAAGGTGAAATAACTATGTATTGCGCGATGAACTTCAATAAAATCTACATCTGTAAAGAGAAGATAAAGTTTGTTAAAAGAATCCAAAATGATTACTACGTCTGCATACATAGATCCATGTCTGATGGGTTTGATACCCCTGTTGCAAAGGAGCTGAGAACCCTTGTATACACCAATGACATGGCAAATGACAGTCGCACTAACTCAAGCAATAATATGATCCATATGAAAGGCACCCTTATGGGAACgttcaaatttgaagaaatggacATTATCAATTATGGTAATTTGTCGCTGAATTCACATAGGATCCACTGGGATAAAAGCTACTGCGAGACAAAAGAGGGCtataaaaatattattGTTCAAGGACCTCTAGCAGTGCAAgtgttgatgaaattcGCTCACCGTTATTTTGACAAACCCTTCTCAAGAGTTAAGTATAAGAATACCAATCACATATATTCAAATACGGAGGTTGAAATATGGCATGAGCACCCGTTGGCCAGTAACGCAAGGTCGCTTAGAATGTGGATGAAAGCTACTGATAGCGAAAaggtttttttgaaagcagaATTAAAATACTAA
- the IPK1 gene encoding inositol pentakisphosphate 2-kinase (similar to Saccharomyces cerevisiae IPK1 (YDR315C); ancestral locus Anc_5.342): MRIVARGNANILIDYGEPSCLYRCCVRYSGSLRQNNLYTLENFKYINETIKPLLGDLLCPMELQVIPIEFLESIRGELGEIIDDSNVIVTKLRNLRPSEFSTVLYSDHFTRLYTTEGKSKLCLEFKPKWLYNSSDYCRNCSHNVLKGRNIKYCYRRVMNDPTCLRETFQNGVDKAFIVNLLAYFENGENVLRKLYHLQKQAHTQVLGEIRNNDDVTDDLLLEMTLKDVTCFLQWHVDGDISCQIVDVDLKPKEKWVHWLKTETQLRDLNSKIYAN; the protein is encoded by the coding sequence ATGAGGATAGTCGCTCGGGGAAATGCCAATATCCTGATAGATTATGGAGAGCCTAGCTGCCTGTATAGATGCTGTGTGAGGTACTCTGGCTCACTAAGACAGAATAATCTGTATACTCtcgaaaatttcaagtaCATCAATGAAACCATTAAACCATTGCTAGGCGATCTTTTATGCCCGATGGAGCTGCAAGTAATCCCAATAGAGTTCCTAGAAAGTATTCGAGGCGAGCTTGGCGAAATAATCGATGACAGCAATGTGATAGTTACGAAACTGCGCAATTTGAGACCCTCGGAATTCAGCACTGTATTGTATTCTGACCATTTCACCAGACTCTACACTACTGAAGgcaaatcaaaattatgCTTGGAGTTCAAGCCAAAATGGCTCTATAATTCGTCCGATTACTGCAGAAACTGTTCTCACAATGTTCTGAAAGgaagaaatatcaaatattgtTATAGAAGAGTGATGAACGATCCTACTTGTTTGAGGGAGACGTTTCAAAATGGTGTAGACAAAGCCTTCATTGTGAATCTACTAGCTTATTTTGAGAATGGTGAAAATGTTTTACGAAAATTgtatcatcttcagaaGCAAGCACATACACAAGTGCTTGgagaaataagaaataatgatgatgtcACTGATGATTTGCTTCTCGAAATGACGCTAAAAGATGTAACATGCTTCTTGCAATGGCATGTTGACGGTGATATAAGCTGTCAAATCGTAGACGTAGATCTCAAaccaaaagagaaatggGTTCATTGGCTTAAAACTGAGACACAGCTACGTGACTTAAATAGTAAAATCTATGCGAATTAG
- the DYS1 gene encoding deoxyhypusine synthase (similar to Saccharomyces cerevisiae DYS1 (YHR068W); ancestral locus Anc_5.343): MSRANEKLPDMLADAVLKESVPIPEDFVKVEGIDYSKPEATDMRATDLIGAMKNMGFQASSLGQACDIINDMRSWRGKHIDELEDHEKKGSFDDKGYQKTTIFMGYTSNLISSGLRETLRYLVQNKMVDAIVASAGGIEEDLIKCLAPTFLGEFSLKGASLRDQGLNRIGNLLVPNDNYCKFEEWIVPILDKMLEEQEEYVAKHGSSCLDANTDVESPIWTPSKMIDRLGKEINDESSVLYWAHKNKIPIFCPSITDGSIGDMLFFHTFKASPNQLRVDVVGDIRRINSLSMEASKAGMIILGGGLIKHHIANACLMRNGADFAVYINTGQEFDGSDAGARPDEAISWGKIKADAHSVKVYADATIVFPLVVAATFASGKNIKYKN; this comes from the coding sequence ATGTCTAGAGCTAATGAGAAGCTGCCAGATATGCTGGCGGACGCAGTCCTAAAGGAATCTGTGCCGATTCCCGAAGACTTTGTCAAAGTGGAAGGTATTGACTATTCCAAACCTGAAGCAACTGACATGAGGGCTACAGACCTGATTGGAGctatgaaaaatatgggGTTCCAAGCAAGCTCTTTGGGTCAAGCTTGTGATATTATCAACGATATGAGATCATGGAGAGGCAAGCATATCGATGAGTTGGAAGaccatgaaaaaaaaggttcatTTGACGACAAAGGTTATCAAAAGACTACCATTTTTATGGGCTATACATCTAATCTAATTAGCTCTGGTCTACGTGAGACCTTGAGGTACTTAGTACAAAACAAAATGGTCGATGCGATTGTTGCAAGTGCCGGTGGTATCGAAGAGGATTTAATCAAATGTCTAGCTCCAACTTTTCTTGGTGAGTTCTCTTTGAAAGGTGCATCCTTACGTGATCAAGGTTTAAATCGTATTGGTAACCTTCTGGTTCCAAATGACAACTATTGTAAGTTTGAAGAGTGGATTGTTCCAATATTGGACAAGATGCTggaagaacaagaagaatatgTTGCTAAACATGGTTCTTCTTGTTTGGATGCCAACACAGATGTTGAAAGTCCTATTTGGACACCTTCAAAGATGATTGATCGCCTTGGTAAGGAAATTAATGATGAGTCTTCTGTTCTGTACTGGGCTCATAAGAACAAGATTCCTATCTTTTGTCCTTCAATTACCGATGGCTCTATTGGTGATATGTTATTTTTCCATACTTTCAAAGCGTCTCCAAACCAGCTAAGGGTAGATGTCGTGGGCGACATCAGAAGGATAAATTCTTTGTCCATGGAGGCTTCAAAAGCCGGTATGATCATTCTCGGTGGTGGTTTAATCAAACATCACATCGCCAATGCTTGTTTAATGAGAAATGGGGCTGACTTTGCAGTTTATATAAACACTGgtcaagaatttgatgGCTCTGATGCTGGGGCAAGACCAGATGAAGCCATTTCTTGGGGTAAAATCAAGGCAGATGCGCATTCCGTGAAAGTGTATGCTGATGCTACTATCGTATTTCCATTAGTAGTGGCAGCTACTTTTGCCAGCggtaaaaatatcaagtaCAAAAACTAA
- the OMS1 gene encoding putative RNA methyltransferase (similar to Saccharomyces cerevisiae OMS1 (YDR316W); ancestral locus Anc_5.344), with protein sequence MLKVLIRQPARRAGCLFSSEISSTNCRYQSNVKKFTQKPNIKIRRPRTAKQLAQEKFEEHLNSKNRFIRWGAIARSESFSKGLTKYLIASYILFLVYGIYFMKKLYAKEKELERLEEKSKSGEANEYELLRIKQLRGKLRRRDELKLASYEKMRENGTDSFDGITLDNNDQNKLNENILPARDTTEFYEGKAEEYDKGVNFEEKIIFMGSRRKWLMRHCEGDVLEVASGTGRNLKYLDANHINSITFLDSSEKMMEITYKKFKKMYPSFKKAAFVVGKAENLVDLAKANVPANDDKHSMEEITSVKSDTTKVKYDTIIETFGLCSHYDPVQSLKNFAALLKPEGRIILLEHGRGTYEFVNKILDDRAEKRLKTWGCRWNLDIGEILDDSELEIVDESRAHFGTTWCIVAKKKGSIKKKEEVGFFEKYFGSSIKKKLESMDAPSTQTPTEGKK encoded by the coding sequence ATGCTCAAAGTTCTGATAAGACAACCAGCAAGGAGAGCGGGCTGCCTTTTCAGTTCAGAGATCAGCTCAACAAATTGCAGATACCAAAGTaatgtcaaaaaatttaCACAGAAGCCAAACATCAAAATCAGACGCCCCAGAACAGCCAAGCAGCTTGCTCAAGAGAAGTTTGAAGAGCATTTGAATTCGAAAAATCGATTCATTCGATGGGGTGCAATAGCAAGATCGGAGAGTTTCAGCAAAGGTCTAACAAAGTATCTCATTGCGTCGTACATCCTATTCCTTGTGTACGGGATTTATTTCATGAAGAAACTATATGCTAAAGAAAAGGAGTTGGAAAGGTTGGAGGAAAAGAGTAAAAGTGGTGAAGCCAACGAATACGAACTTTTAAGAATTAAACAATTGAGAGGTAAATTGAGAAGGAGAGATGAATTAAAACTAGCCAGTTACGAGAAAATGCGAGAGAACGGGACAGATAGTTTTGACGGCATCACTCTCGATAATAATGACCAgaacaaattgaatgaGAATATTCTGCCGGCAAGGGATACTACGGAGTTTTACGAAGGTAAAGCTGAGGAATACGATAAAGGAGTGAATTTTGAGGAAAAGATTATTTTCATGGGCAGCAGACGTAAGTGGTTGATGCGACACTGTGAAGGTGATGTATTAGAGGTTGCCTCTGGTACTGGCAGGAATctcaaatatttggatgCAAATCACATTAATTCAATAACATTTCTGGATTCATCGGAAAAGATGATGGAGATTACttataaaaaattcaagaagaTGTATCCCAGCTTCAAAAAGGCAGCATTTGTAGTCGGTAAAGCTGAAAATCTCGTTGATTTAGCCAAGGCAAATGTTCCTgcaaatgatgataaacATTCGATGGAAGAGATTACTAGTGTCAAAAGTGATACAACGAAGGTCAAATATGATACTATAATTGAAACCTTCGGTTTATGTTCACATTATGATCCTGTTCAATCTCTGAAAAACTTTGCAGCATTACTGAAGCCGGAAGGAAGAATAATATTATTAGAACACGGAAGGGGAACTTACGAGTTCGTAAACAAAATTTTAGATGATAGAGCTGAGAAACGTTTGAAGACCTGGGGGTGTAGATGGAATCTAGACATTGGTGAAATTCTAGATGACTCCGAGTTAGAGATCGTTGATGAAAGTAGAGCACATTTTGGAACCACTTGGTGTATTGTAGCGAAGAAAAAAGGTTcaatcaagaagaaagaagaggttggattctttgaaaagtatttcGGCTCCtctatcaagaaaaaattagaaTCGATGGATGCTCCCTCCACGCAAACTCCTacagaaggaaaaaaatga